A window of Castanea sativa cultivar Marrone di Chiusa Pesio chromosome 8, ASM4071231v1 genomic DNA:
GAAAGCAAACCTTCCTGGTCCGACTTATGCACAAACAATGTCCTTGTTAGTCATTTCTTGATTATGTGCTTACGGCAGATAGAACTATCACATTAACTACAGCAAGTAGATATAGTAAAGACAATAATAGGAATTTAGACAATTTTCAATGGGCCTCAATGAAGGGTGCCCATTTTTACACAATGGTAATAAAGGGATGAGTTTTAGATGGATAATAAGGAGcgtattaaagaaataaatgtcATCTTGCCGCGTTAAGCCGTTCTGCGTTAGGAAAGGGAACCATTCCTTCAACGCTACTAATCTCTCTAAGAAGGGAAATTAGCTTCTTTGAAGGAACGGGCCTAAGTGACTTGGGTCTAGTGAAGTTTCTTCCTTTGGTCATCAGAGATCATGGGTTAGAGGGGGAGAGGGAGATTAACCCATTCGGTGCATGCCAATCACTCTATTCTCTCTGcttctctcttactttttttctctgtttctttaatccttttctttttgtttttctttcttgtttttactctctttttattctttctcttttttttcttcttgtttctctTGCTCCCCCGTTTTTTTGATTCTAGCGAGTATCTCACAGAGGTTTTCGTCCCTCTCTTCTCTCCTATAGCTGTGCACAGTAGGGCTCCTTATATAGAGCCAGCCGTGCTTggattttttaccattttagcccctaaccatttttttttggcatgGGTTCCTTTGCCGACCGTCACTGACTGGTCAGTCACCCAGCCAACGCCCCTCCGCCTCAGTCAGAGAaggcttttttgttttgcttgcTCCTTGTGGCATTCTTACCTGCCACGGTGTGAATACTCTCCTTCCCTCTATCTCTCACgacatgcacctagtggttcccaCTCGGCCTTGCCTCTTTTGGGTTGTATgccatcccagcaggacatagCTTCCAAAAAGGCTTGAGCAGGAAACACGAAATGAgttttccccccccccccaccgccagaccataccccctTACCTCTGACCCGTGACCTCACtatttcctgtattggctgggtacacgCTGGTGGTGCCTGGGCCTTGCGCGTGCCTTGCCTCCATGCTTGTTCAAAATTCTGCCTGCTGATCATCGGTCTGCCGTGGTCTGAACGTCAAACTGCCCAGTCTACTGCTtgtttttggcttcttttgaCATGGGCTGTTTCGTCTGACTCCACATTTATGGCCTGCATCTTCTAAGGGCTAGGCCTTGCCTGGTTGTGGGCTGTTCCATGTCTTTATTCCTAGCTCCTATTACTTGCTTCTTGCCACACAATTCTATTGTGCCTGCCGTGAGGTTTACTTGACCCAAGCCCGCTGGGCCACTTTAGACCTTTtctatttattctttctctgGAGGCCCATTGATCTTACTGGGCCTCTTGCTACTCGCGGGCTCCCTTGTCCCACCTACTTTCATTTGGGCATCCTTGACCCTCTTACTCTCTCGGGCGTCCTGGGCCCTTTTTCAATTCTAtgtttcccatgggcttttactaacttcttgggcttcctcggcccaagTACTTCTCACCTTTTCCTTAGGGGTCATGGGTTTTCCAtagccccttactttctttacttgcactACTTTGGGCCTGTTGTAGCAGCTGTGGCCAATTCTCACTTTTCCACATCCATACAACCCATGGGTTTGTTGTTACTTTCTTCTAGGCCTTTTTAGGTCCACTTAGTTCCTCAGGAtccatttatttgctttttagACCCACTATTTGTTATTCCTGCCACTTAGCTTAATGGCATTCTATATAGCTTCTTTTGCCCATGACTTTGGGCCTGCTTCCCTGCTGGGCTTGCAAAAAATGAGCGTCTACATTTAGCCCCCTAAACATATGAAATGCTTCTGTAGTTCATATGTGAATAAAGACTTTTCTATCCTTTtggttttcctcttcttcttttccttcgtGGGCTTTTTCGAAAAGTGGACCCTAACCCATATACATCTCTTCcccctattttatttttcttttcttgtcgTGAACAGTGTTGTCTCTTCGAATTTCCCAGTTTAGCAGTTATTCTGAAGCATAGCCTCCACTTCATAAACTTCTTCCCTCTTTTCTGACTGACCCATCGCATCCCCTCGCACCCTTTCCCATGGTACGGGTATTTAAGGCCGTGTCCATTCAGAGTTCGGGCAcgaaaactttttcttttctcttttcttttctgcgTTTTCCTTCCCAATCACCACAAACTTTCTTCTCCCACCAAACGATACACTATAACTCCGGCGAAGGGCCAATCCTCTTCCCACCGTAAGGGGAAAGAGATTACTAATGATCCTGCCATACACGAAGAGGTCGCCTATTCCGAGTCAGATCGTTCCGACGAAGAAGCAAAATGGTGCGATCCCAACGGCGAGTGCGCGCCCCTTCTAGACCCTTGGTATGATGTTCACGGCCACTTCCTTAAGGTTCCTGGTGACTACATGCCGTTGCCGCCTGGCCGCGTATGGCTTGCTTTTTGTCGGCGCAACCCTAACGTCTCTTAGGCTCCCTTGCCCTCTTTGATCTCTGATCTCTCTATCCGCCAAGGCATCTCACTCCCTGTACCCATCCATTTCGAGTTTAGGTCTGGTGCTGCTTCGGGTTGGAGGGAGTGGGTAGACTGAGAGTTGTCGGATACATACTTCATGGGTTTGCTTCAGTGGACCGGTGTGTTGAAGGCCATCGTTCAATCTCGCTGTTTGGCCAACTTCATAGACCTATTTAACCTCTGCCATCTGGTCCGCCGGTGGTGCACTCACACCTTCTTTCTCTCCCGTGGTGAGATTACCGTAACTTTGGAAGACGTGGCTAACCAGTTACTTCTGCCCATTCTTGGTGACGTCGATCCTGCCACCCTCGAGCTTTCTTCAGAAGAAGAGGCCATAGAGGCCGAATTGATGAAGCGAATGAGCGGTAATGCCAAATTATCGTTCTGGATTAGTTCTCCCTCAAAGCTTTCCGCCGCTACCACTCGTACAACTTTTGTCGCATTCTGGTTATGTAAGTATGTTTTTGGTTCTCACTCGCATTACGCTATGAAGCCTTTGTACTTTTGTTTGGCCACCAAGATTGCTGCTAGGGTGAGTCTGCCACTGGCACCTATGTTCTTGGGGCATCTGTATGTCTAACTAGACATCCTGCGGAGCGATGAGAGTCAGGCGGGCTTTTGTCACTTGATCACTACTTCCGTTCATAGCACCATCTTGCATCATATGTTGTACGAGCGCTGCGCCAAGCATCTGACTAAGCGTAGGCCCGTGTGCTTCGCCAGAGGGAAATACAGTTCATGTCTGGAGGTTATTACAGACTTCTGTGGCAAGTTTGACTCCGATTTTCCTTTGGCTTTTCGTTGGGCTGGTTTAAAGCCGATTGGGCATCCTAtcgttgagttttttttttataaaggagTTGGGTTTTCTTGGAGGGCGTATAGGGATTTAGGTAGAGGTTATACATGTATGGATTCTATTATGGGCACTTTCACTAATGTTGCTGGCACTACCACCCCGCTGACTAAGTTTGATGAGAGGGGTATAACGTATTTGATAGCCACCAACACTGGGTGGTTACCTTATTTGGCCGATGAAGGTGTTAGGTATGTGCATTATCCTGCCAACCATGTGCGAAGGAAATTTGGATTGGACCAAGACATTCCTGACGGTCCATCTTTTCTTGCGGAGTCTCCTACTTCTATCCGACCTTTCCTGCGGCATACTGCCTTCGAGTTCTGGAGCCAGCACTTCACAGCGGTTACTATCCCAGGTTCTCAGAGGGAAGGTATGTGTACTGTCGCTATGCATGGATACTAGCAGGCAGTGATGAtttcttttgagagagagttgttGGGTAGTCTTGGATTTTCCCTTATTCCACCTGGCGGGCTTAGCATGGTTGTCTCTGCCAATCCTCGTCTACTTTTGCCTTCTACATCTGTGCGGGCTTATGTTAGGAAGCAAAGCCATTCTGCCATATTTGTGTGGGTCGAGGAGGAGAAATGGTGGTATTGGCATGACGGTGATTACCCCGCAGGCTGGGAAAAGAAGGCAAAAGTGATCAATGTCCCAGTGCCAGCGAAGAAAAGTTCTGCTAAGTCCAAGCCTGCAAAGAGGAAGGTAGGTGATGATTCTTCTGAAACTTGCACAAATATTGTTCCTTTCAAAAGTGATCTGCCTCCCATGAGCAATATAGTGTTAGAGAGCACTACTCCTCCCCCTGTTTGTACTCGTTCCAGCAAACGTTCCGCCGCAGGCAAGACCAAGCCTGCCATTCCTCGGCCATCCACTGACGCTCCACCCTCTAGTAGGACACGAGACAGCAAAAGGAAGACTTCTCCCACCCAAGCGCCCACCACTACTGAGCGGAGGGTATGTCATCTCTAACTCTCTTCCTTATTCTTTGTCATTCTTGTCTAGAATTTGCGGCTAACCCATGTTGGCTTATTCCCTTccctttatttcttcttttgcagTCGAAGTACAAGGAGGACTTGTCTGCTACCCATCCCATCCCGCTGGATGAGCATGAGCTTAAAGTATGACTTCTTCCCTTCATtcctttattctttatttatatttgcgTCTCCAacctttgtcttttttttttttttttaggttgatcCTCAACCCATCTCCGTGTACCATCCCACAGCCATGGAGATTTCTGCCTCCCAGGGCGTTCCAACTGAAGGCTTCTTTGATGGGGCAGACATGGTGTTTCCTGCTGGAACTTCTGCTACTCCCTAGGGAGTTCCTACTGAGGGGGTCAGTGAGACCGTTCTCATTCCTGCTTCGATGCCTTCTTCCCAAGAGAAGGATACTCCTGCTACTACTGTTCAAGCTGAGGCTGCTTCCCCGATCACGCTGCTCATTATCTCTGCTAGTGACCCCTTTGCATCCCTATCCCAGGCCATGAAGGATGGCTCTTCTTTAGTGGTCACCCCTTCCTCCATTCCTAATTCTGCCACATGCGGTCCTGCCGCAGACTTGTCTTCCGAGGAATCCGAAGATATTCTAGAGGATTCTGATGATGAACCGGCCAAGAAGAAGAGGGTCTCGGAATCCGAACGAGAGGAGGAAAGTTCCAGGCATGGAGTTGAATATATGGGTACGCATCTCTTTGTGTCGCCAAATTTCCTTCcccttctctttttgttatttCTCTTCTACATATAACACTCTTCCTACTGCGGTTTTGTGATTTGCCATGCCCATTCCTTCTTATTGCAGAGACTTTCGAAGAAGCAAAAGTGGCAACAGACAAGGACATGCCTACCGTTACTTCTTCTACCAAACCTGCAGCACCTGTTTCTGCCATTCCCACAGCCCCCACTCCCGTAGGTCCTTGTGAGTCTCTCCTTTCTTCTTTCCTCCATTCTTCATTCGCTATGCGTTTTGATTTGCTTAGTCCCATGTTCTTATTCCGCTTCTGGCACCTTCTACTAGGTTCGCTCCCTGCTGTTCCTTCTCGATTTGAGGTGGGTAGTAGTTCTGTCGTGGTACCTGATCCGGCAAGTGAGGCTGTAGCCTTCTTTACTCGATTCGATCAGCACGAGGTTAACGACCTTGGTCTTGCAAATTTCTGGGGTTCTGGGCCTCCTTGTGTTGATTTTCATGGCTTTAGAATTCTTGAGGATTACGCCTCCCATCTCGAGGCAATTTACAATAGCCGCGGTGACTTCATGCGAGAGTTCAAGTTTGGCCGTTCTACCAGGGAGCATTTTCTGAAGTTGCTAGGGACTGTGATGAACGATATCGAGAATAATTTTGTTGACACCATTTCGACTGAGAGGATTCTTCAGTGGAGGGCAGCGATTCAGGAACTTGTCAGTGTGGGGTTTGCTGTGGGGTTTTTCTTGGACCATCTTTGTGAGATTGCCCATGCTTATTTCATGAGGAAGATTCAGCCTGCCATTGAAGCTATTGACGCACGCCTTGAGGTTCTGAAGAAGGAGGTGGTGGACTTGGAGGGTCGTCACGAGTGTCTTGTTTCTAGCACTGGTGGTTCTAGCCGTTTTGGTGACCAGACTCTTATCTCCGGTCTCCGTTGATGTGGTTCCAATTCCTTTTCTGTTTGATCCCCTTTACGTTTCccttgttccttttttttatatgcacTTGTTTGGCGGATTTGCCACAActtgggttttgtaactatgAGATGCTACTGCTTTCCTTTCTAGCTACTTATTATGACATGGGATGTTTTTATAATGCTTCATAACTTTTCATTGCGTATTCTTTTGCATGAAAGCATATTACAATTCCTTGTTTTGTGTCTTAGCCACTTGGAagataaagaaaacaaaggaaaataaaagagaaaaacgaTATTCTCTagaaaagagacaaaaaaagaaaagaaaagggcaGTTGAGTGACCTTTCACTCTCTTCCCTCCTACGCATGATAACACTTCAGCCATTTCCCATTGATTGGGTCCATCAAGTCCTTGCCATCTGTCTAAGTTAGTTGGTAATACCCAGTGGGGTGTGCCTCCCTTATCACAAAGGGTCCCTCCTATTTAGGTGCAAACTTAGACGGTCCTGCCATGCCTCTTCTGACATAATCTGCCACCTTCAACACGAATTGCCCTTCCGCGAATACCCTTTCTCTGATCATCCTACCGTAAGCTTCTGTCATCCTTCGCCTGTATCTGCAGCTATGTTCCTGggcttcttctctcttctcatcAAGCCCTTCTAGGTCCTCATATCTTTCTGCCGCGAAgacctctttctctttttccttttctttcatttgcatAACCCATAGGGAAGGGGTCATTATTTCTACCGGGCTCATCACTTCCGTTCCGTAGACCAGAGAGAAAGGTGAAAATCCTATGGCTGACTTTGGCGAATTCCTGTAAGCCTAAAGGGCGTCTGGCAGATGCGTTGTCCATCCTCCTGTATACCTTTTGGCTCATTTTACTGATGATCTTTATGAGCACTTTGTTCGTAGCCTCTGCTTGCCCATTCCCCTGTAGATAATAGGGCGATGATCGATGGTGTTTAACTTGGTAGAATTCCAGCATCCTCCTTACATCGCTGTTGACAAATGATGTGCCATTTTCGCTGATAATTCTATGGGGCATGTCGAACCTCACTATTATATTTTCCTTGATAAAGTTGGCCACCGCTCCTCCGGTGGCTTTTTGAAGCGGCATCGCCTCtgcccacttggtgaagtattCCGTAGCAACCAGGATCCATATGTATCCATGCGATGGCGGATTAACTGGCCCTACCAAATCAAGCCCCCAAGTGTGGAATGGCCACGGTGTGACCATACTGTGCAATTGCTGCGGGTGGGTGTGAATCAAGTTGGCCTGTACTTGGCAGCTGTGGCATCTTTTTACAAATTTCACTGTGTCCCTTTTCATGGCAGGCCAGTGTAGCCCATCTGCAGCAGACATCTGtataactttttctttccttggTGCTCTCCACATTCGCCTGCGTGCACTTCCTTTATCATACTTTTTGCTTCTTCGGGGCCCAGACAACGTAGTGGGTCTCCATCATACCCCTTTTTGAAGAGGACCCCATTGTGCAAAAAGTAGTGTGTTACTAGCCTTTTAAGCTTGTATCGCTCACTGTGCTTCTGTAGCAGGACACCTTCTGCTAGGTACTGAGTGAATGGCTCTCTCCAATCCTCGCTGATGAACACAGCGTAGCTTTCCTCCCTGTCAGCCGCAAGTTGGCAGGTCCCACATTGAACTTGGACTTGGTCCACATCTTTCCCCATATTCCACCAGTAAAAGCCTGCCCTTTGGATTCTGTGGTAAAGGCTGATCTCCTAGCAAGATCCGTAGGTTTTTTTGTGCATCTCCTTCAGCTTTCTCTGGGCCTCCTTTTGCCCCACGCACCTTGACAGGATCCCCCCTGGCATCCTGCGATACAGTTCTCCTCGTACCAGGGTATAGTCTTTTAATGCTTTCAACTCTGCAGGCCCACTTTCTTTCATTAAGACCTCCCTTATGGGATTTCGCCAATCCTCTTCGCACTGTTCCTCCTGGaaattttccttcaaaacttCTATGATTGATTCTCTCCTCTTGCTGACTTCTATCTTGGCACTATTTCCTTCAAATATTATTTGCGAACCTAACGCAGCCAACACATCCGCAAACCGATTCTCGCCTCTCGGCGTATGTTCTATTTCAAAGGTTGAAAACCTTTCCTCCATCTTCTGGGTCATCACCCGGTAAGGGGCTAAGCTAGATTCCTTCAAGGAGAAGCTCCTTTTGGTTTGGCAGACCACTAGGTTCGAGTCTCCTATCACTTTCAAGTGTTTAACCCCCATCTCATGGGCCGTGGCTAACCCAGTTAGATCGGCTTCATATTCTGCCGTGTTATTTGAACAAGGGaattttagtttgaataatAGCGCTACGGCCTCGTTTTCTTCATGATACAGAACCACTCCCACTTCCCCTGATTGGGTGATAGAAGACCCGTCAAACTTCACTAACCACCGTTCCCCAACTTCCTCTGCCACAGCTACTTCCCTTGGGACTTCATCATCTAGCGGGAATTCTTCTTCTCTCGGGAACTGCGCTAACAGGTCTGCTATAGTCTGGCTCTTCACTGCTTTGGGCATTCCTGCTTTCAGATCGTATTGTGATAATTGCAGTAACCATTGGGATATCCTGCCGGAGAGAATTGGCTGTCGCAATAAGGCTTTGATAGCATGAGACTTAGTCATCAGCCACACCTCATAGGCCAGGAAGTAGTGTCGTAACCTCTGCGAGGCATACACAATAGCCAAGCATGCCCTTTCTGCCCTTGGGTAGCGAGTTTTTGCGTCTTTTAGGGCTCGGCTGATGTAATACACTGGCTGTTCCACTCCGTCTCCATCTTCTTGAGCAATCAGCGCACCTACAGTGTATTGGTTGGTGGCTAAGTATAACAATAGTGGCTTCCTGCGGACTGGAGCTTGCGCGGTAGAGAGGTTCATCATAATCTGCTGCAACCTGTTAAAGGCCTCCTACTGTACTTCCCCCCATTCAAAGCTTTGCCCCTTTTTGAGTAGTTTCCTGAAGGCAGAGGTGATGGATGCTAGCCCAAGGACGAATCTTCGAATGTATGAGACCTTCCCTAGGAAACTTTTCAACTCCTTTACTGTGGCTGGAGGTTTCATAGTGGCTATAGTTGTAGCCTTGCTTGGGTCCACATCTATTCCTCTTCTATGGACTAGAAAACCCAAGGATTTCCCTGAAGATACTCCGAATGCGCACTTGAGGGGATTCATTCTAAGCTTGAAGGTTCTACATCTTTCAAACACCCTTCTCAACACTTGAATGTGTTCCTCCCGCTTTTTTGACTTCACAACTATGTCATCTACATAGTCCTCTAACTCTcgatgcatcatgtcatggaaTATGGTCGTCATTGACCTTTGACAAGTTGCACCTATGTTCTTCAACCCAAACAGCATTACTGTATAGTAAAAGTTTCCTATAGGTGTtctgaaggcagtcttctccgcATCCTGAGACGCCATTCTGATCTGGTTGTATCTACTGAAACCATCCATAAAAGAGAACATAGCATTTCCTGCTGCAGAATCTATTAATAGGTCCATGTTTGGCAACGGGAACCCTTTTTTTGGGCAGGCCTTATTAAGATTTTTGAAATCTACACAACACCTTATttgcccattcttcttctttactagcACCATGTTGGATAACCAACGTGGATGCTAAATGGGTTTGATGAATCCTACGGCCAACAACTTCTGTACTTCCTTGACTATTTGCTCCTCTATTTCAGTATGGAAAATCTAGCAGGCTGGGCTACTGGCCTGGCCTCTGGGTCCACGTTCAATGTGTGCACTACTAACCCAGGATCCAGTCCTAGAATTTCACTGTAATCCCATGCAAAGACGTCTTTGTATTCTTTTAACAATAGTATGAactccaatttttctttttctgacaACTTTGAACTGATTAAGATGGGCCTTGGCTCGTGTGGGCCAGGTCCCAAGTCGACTTCCTCCATCTGTTCTTCTGCTGTAACATGCGCATCCTTATCTGCCGTAATTTCCTTGTTTCTTTCCTCACAATTTCCTTCTTCTGAGCCTTCTTGGGCTATGCAACACATTAGGCTTTTGTGTTACTCTTCACATTTGGGGCCCGCTAGTGTTTCACTCGTGGGCCCCACACACCTTTATAGTTTGTACACAATCCTGTCGTTGGGTCCTCGGACCTGGACACATTGTGGTGTATCGCCTGGTTCTGCGGCAGGCacttcctttctcttctttttcttctgagAAAGTAACTCCCTTAGATCAGGTTCTGGGTCATCTCAAACGTCCTCCGATCTGGGGACAAAAGTACCTCTCGGCTTTGATACTGAGCTTTCCCCAGACGGTGCCCATTGATCGTAAAACATTGTTTCCATTAGATGAGCCTCTGCCTGCTCAAATGGTGATGGGTTTGCTGCTATACGTATCATGCAGCCATTCAGCCTTCCTTTTACGCACTAGTGGTAGGTAGATGGCACCAGCCTGTGCTTGTGTAGCCATAGTCTCCCCAGAAGCACATGGTATAAGACCTCCATCTTCACCACATGGAATCGGGCTAAGGAGGCTATAGGACCTACTTTTAGCCACAGTTGGATATGGCCAACAGTGTATTCTCCTCTCCCACTGAACCCTGTTACTTCCATTGGGCACCCTTGGATTTTTCTTTCTGAGATTCCTGCCGCCTGCAGGGTGCTTAATGGTACCAGGTTTACCGAGGCGCCAGTATTTACCAAGGCTCTCTTAATGGGGATCTGATTTATAGACACAGCCAAGTAAAGGGGTCTCCTATGGTCAGGACGGCCCACTTCCATATCTTCATCACTAAAGGTGATTTTTTAGTTAATTCCTGCAGGAGAGCCCTATCCTCTGCAGCTTCTGCTGACAAGCATTCTACTCCTGCCCTAGAAGCAATGCTTACTAGAACCTCTGTGGCCgtcttttgcttctttgctGTGAGACCTAGTTGGTCAAATAGATTTTTGAACTTTGAGCTTCTCTGCAAAGTGGTGATAGCTGTGGCAGGCAGAGTTGGGTTTTCCTCCTCATCTTCCCCTAGGTCCGCCTTTCCCTTTGTGGTTCAGGAGTGGGTTCCTCTAAACTTCCTGCTGCGTTAGCTCTAGGGTCCCTTCTTTAATCCTACGATGCACCATCCTGTGGAGCGCCCAACATTCTGTCGTAGGATGTTGCACATAATTGTGCAAGCGGCAAAAGCTTGGTCCCTCCGTTCTTCCTCTGTGGGCTCCCTGGCAACTTGATTGAGTTTAAAAACTCCATCTGCTATCCACCTGTCCAAAAGAACATCCAATTTTTTAGGAGTACACGGTATCGGCAGAAGGGTATCGTATGCCCTCCCATttgtcttcctcttcctttcaTTGGTGGATGCTGCCATAGCCTGCGGGGCGTTCCTCTTGTCGGAACTTGGCTTTACCGATTGGGCGGTCTTTCTGGCTTTTTGTAATAGCTGCGCAAACTGGGAAATTTCCAAGGTCTCCAAAACAGCTCTGTATTCTCTGATCATGTTCATCATACACATCTCCACCAGTGTCTTCTCCTCACAGTAGTCATAGCAATCCAATTCTATGTCCCTGAATCTCTTGATGTACTCCATCAAGTCTTCTCCGTTTCTCTATTTAGTAGCTTGCAAGGTGGCAAGCGTTATTGTTTCTTCTCTGTGGAAGTACTTAGTGCAAAATACGTCCACCATATCATCCCAGGTTGGGATGGATCCTGGTTTTAGGCCTATGTACCAGGTATAGGCACGATCGCATAGTGATTTTGAAAACTCCCGCAGACACAGGTCCTCATCTACCACATATGGGCCAAGAGTATTGATGAATTTGCTGACGTGCTCGACAACGCTACCTTTCCTACCGTTGTATTGCGCAAAGGTGCGTGGTTCGTATCTTTCCGGATACGGTTTGCTAAGCACCCTTAACGAATAGGGAGGTCTGTGTGCGTAGAATCTTTCTTTGGGCACTCTGGCCCTCTCCTGCTCTAATAGAGCCGCCACCTCGGCCATGGTGATGTAGCGTTGTCCTTTAATTCGCTAGACGCCTCTGACTGGTGTCTCTTCTCTGTCAGCCACATTCTCAGGGTCATGCCGGCTTCTTTTTTCCTTAGTCTTTTTCGTCTTTAGCTGGCGTATTTCCTCCATCATCTGCTGCTGTGAGTGTTGTAGTGCTTGTAGTACTTCAACAAAAGCATTGATCCCTTCAGTGGGATCCCTTGCCTGCGGTTGGGGCTCAGTCCCAGGCTTATTGATGTTTTCTGCCTAATTGGGCTGATGAGGCGTTGCTAGCCTTGATTCAGCCTACGAGGGGATAGCGCTCATATTACGTGTTGTTCTGGATCTTGGCGGCATTTGTTTGTCAGGATCTTTGTATCCGTCTGTTTCCCAACTCTCTAGTGAAGTCGCCAATTTAAATGTGGGGGCCTTTTTCACAAGTGTTGGGCTGGGCCGCCTGCCGCTACACTAGGCCCAAAGTTTTCATGATCGAGGAGTTAGGACTGGTCCGAGAACAAACCTTCCTGGTCCGACTTGTGCACAAACAATGCCCTTGTTAATCCGGTATTGATCATGCCCTTACGGCAGGCAGAACTATCACGTTAACTACAGTAGGCAGATATAGTAAAGACAATAATAGGAATTTAGACAAAATTGTTAGTGGGCCTTAATGAAGGGTGCCCATTTTTACACGATGGTAATAAAGGGATGAGTT
This region includes:
- the LOC142605997 gene encoding uncharacterized protein LOC142605997, whose amino-acid sequence is MNLSTAQAPVRRKPLLLYLATNQYTVGALIAQEDGDGVEQPVYYISRALKDAKTRYPRAERACLAIVYASQRLRHYFLAYEVWLMTKSHAIKALLRQPILSGRISQWLLQLSQYDLKAGMPKAVKSQTIADLLAQFPREEEFPLDDEVPREVAVAEEVGERWLVKFDGSSITQSGEVGVVLYHEENEAVALLFKLKFPCSNNTAEYEADLTGLATAHEMGVKHLKVIGDSNLVVCQTKRSFSLKESSLAPYRVMTQKMEERFSTFEIEHTPRGENRFADVLAALGSQIIFEGNSAKIEVSKRRESIIEVLKENFQEEQCEEDWRNPIREVLMKESGPAELKALKDYTLVRGELYRRMPGGILSRCVGQKEAQRKLKEMHKKTYGSC